A single region of the Desulfotomaculum sp. genome encodes:
- the ilvD gene encoding dihydroxy-acid dehydratase, translated as MRSDMIKNGLEKAPHRSLLNALGFVSEELDRPMIGVVNSFNEIVPGHMHLNELTDCVKAGIRLAGGTPVEFPCIAVCDGIAMNHSGMKYSLASRELIADSIEVMAQAHQFDGLVMVTACDKIVPGMLMAAARLDIPSIVVSGGPMMAGRYQGRDISLSNVFEAVGAVRAGKMTDDELAEIEESACPGCGSCAGMFTANSMNCLTEALGIALPGNGTIPAVSSARRRLAKLTGIRIVYLVNEDIRPSMILTEQAFENGLTVDMALGCSTNTVLHLPAIALEAGIKIDLNKVNELNKKTPNLCRLSPVGPHFMQDLDEAGGIPAVMNELAKKGLLSLDARTVSGTVGEQIKGRQVYRRDVIRSVEEPYSPDGGVAVLMGNLAPQGAVVKKSGVDEQMLKHQGPAKVFDSEEEAFKGITSGAIQKGDVVVIRYEGPRGGPGMREMLTPTATIAGMGLDRDVALLTDGRFSGATRGASIGHIAPEASLGGPLAIVRDGDIIDIDIPGGRLNVQLSDEEIKNRFAVWSPPEPRVKTGYLAKYLRMVGPASEGAVVR; from the coding sequence ATGCGCAGCGACATGATTAAAAACGGTCTGGAGAAGGCGCCGCACCGTTCGCTCTTAAATGCCCTCGGCTTTGTCAGTGAGGAGCTTGACCGTCCGATGATCGGTGTGGTCAATTCCTTCAACGAGATTGTGCCCGGACACATGCACCTGAATGAACTTACGGACTGCGTCAAAGCCGGGATCAGGCTTGCCGGCGGAACTCCTGTTGAATTCCCCTGCATAGCTGTATGCGACGGCATCGCCATGAACCACAGCGGAATGAAATATTCCCTGGCCAGCCGCGAACTGATTGCCGATTCAATTGAAGTAATGGCTCAAGCCCACCAGTTTGACGGACTGGTGATGGTTACCGCCTGTGATAAAATAGTCCCCGGAATGCTGATGGCGGCGGCGCGCCTGGACATTCCGTCAATCGTTGTCAGCGGCGGGCCGATGATGGCCGGACGTTATCAGGGGCGGGATATCTCCCTGAGCAATGTTTTTGAAGCCGTAGGCGCCGTCAGGGCGGGGAAAATGACTGACGATGAACTCGCCGAGATAGAAGAATCGGCCTGCCCCGGATGCGGATCCTGCGCCGGGATGTTTACGGCCAACTCAATGAATTGCCTTACCGAAGCTCTCGGCATAGCCCTGCCGGGCAACGGGACCATTCCGGCGGTTTCATCCGCCAGGAGAAGACTGGCCAAGCTGACGGGCATCAGGATAGTTTACCTGGTTAACGAGGATATCCGTCCCTCAATGATCTTAACCGAGCAGGCGTTTGAAAACGGCCTGACGGTTGACATGGCGCTGGGCTGTTCGACAAACACGGTCCTGCACCTTCCGGCTATAGCCCTGGAAGCCGGGATTAAAATCGACCTTAACAAAGTTAACGAGCTTAACAAAAAAACTCCCAACCTGTGCCGTTTAAGCCCGGTAGGCCCTCATTTCATGCAGGACCTCGACGAGGCGGGCGGAATTCCCGCCGTAATGAACGAACTGGCTAAAAAAGGCTTGCTGAGCCTTGACGCCAGGACCGTTTCCGGGACTGTGGGAGAGCAGATTAAAGGAAGACAGGTTTACCGCAGGGATGTTATCCGCAGTGTGGAAGAACCATACAGTCCCGACGGAGGAGTTGCTGTTTTAATGGGGAACCTGGCGCCGCAGGGCGCCGTAGTAAAAAAATCCGGTGTTGACGAGCAGATGCTCAAGCACCAGGGTCCGGCGAAGGTCTTTGATTCGGAAGAAGAAGCCTTCAAGGGCATTACTTCCGGCGCCATCCAAAAGGGAGACGTAGTCGTTATCCGCTATGAAGGTCCCAGGGGCGGGCCGGGAATGCGCGAGATGCTTACCCCTACCGCTACGATTGCAGGAATGGGCCTGGACAGGGACGTTGCCCTGCTGACCGACGGCCGTTTCTCGGGCGCCACCCGGGGGGCCTCAATCGGACACATTGCCCCCGAAGCGTCGCTTGGCGGCCCGCTGGCTATTGTCAGGGACGGGGATATAATTGACATCGACATCCCGGGGGGCAGATTAAACGTTCAGCTGTCCGACGAAGAAATCAAAAACCGCTTTGCCGTCTGGAGCCCGCCTGAGCCAAGGGTAAAAACAGGTTACCTGGCAAAGTACCTGCGCATGGTCGGCCCGGCTTCGGAAGGCGCCGTTGTTAGATAA
- the ilvE gene encoding branched-chain-amino-acid transaminase yields the protein MGLVIYLDGQYVPEEKALVSVFDHGLLYGDGVFEGIRAYHNRVFRMDEHILRLYKSARAITLQIPLTEDEMKEIVLETCRRNDLRDGYIRLVVTRGPGDLGLDPRKCHKPTLLCIAASIQMYPEELYQQGLELITVATRRNLPEACNPQVKSLNYLNNICAKIEANLAGVPEAIMLNQQGYVAEATGDNIFIVDDDSTLITPPASAGALEGVTRNTVMEIAVKKGIKVEECTMTRYDIYNARECFLTGTAAEVIPAVKVDGRPIGEGKPGKMTWELIDAFHEVTKTDGPLIFR from the coding sequence ATGGGTTTGGTTATTTACCTTGATGGGCAGTACGTTCCGGAAGAAAAAGCACTGGTTTCAGTATTCGATCACGGATTGCTATACGGAGACGGAGTATTTGAAGGTATCCGGGCTTATCACAACAGAGTGTTCAGAATGGATGAGCATATCCTGCGCCTTTACAAATCAGCCCGCGCTATAACCCTCCAGATTCCCTTAACAGAAGACGAGATGAAAGAAATTGTCCTTGAGACCTGCCGGCGCAACGATTTGCGGGATGGATATATCCGTCTGGTTGTTACCAGGGGTCCCGGTGATCTCGGTTTGGACCCGAGGAAATGCCATAAGCCCACGTTACTTTGTATCGCAGCCTCGATCCAGATGTATCCCGAAGAGCTGTATCAACAAGGGCTGGAGCTGATTACAGTGGCTACCAGGAGGAACCTCCCGGAGGCCTGCAATCCTCAGGTGAAGTCTTTAAATTATTTAAATAACATTTGTGCGAAGATTGAAGCCAATCTGGCAGGCGTTCCCGAAGCAATCATGCTCAACCAGCAGGGGTATGTGGCTGAAGCTACAGGAGACAATATATTTATTGTTGACGACGATTCCACCTTAATTACACCCCCTGCATCGGCAGGCGCCCTGGAGGGGGTTACCCGCAACACGGTGATGGAAATAGCGGTCAAAAAGGGAATAAAGGTGGAAGAATGCACGATGACCCGCTACGACATATACAACGCCCGGGAGTGTTTCCTTACCGGCACTGCGGCCGAAGTAATACCGGCTGTTAAGGTCGACGGCAGGCCTATTGGAGAAGGCAAGCCGGGAAAAATGACCTGGGAACTGATTGATGCTTTCCATGAAGTGACTAAAACAGACGGACCGCTGATTTTTAGGTAA